Proteins from a single region of Demequina sp. NBRC 110054:
- a CDS encoding nucleoside deaminase yields MSSPLSATFTMGLPSWLVDELDSLPRVVEGGEAQMALVNRLADRNWREGNGGPFAAIVVDHGTGELISVGVNVVLATGKSSGHAEVMALGLAQERLGTWDLGAERDLALVVNWRPCVQCYGATMWSGVRHLVVAGDGPELEQLTGFDEGPMVADWAAQFEARGIAVTQDVGRDDALAVYRSYGASASTVYNARGAGRIDKD; encoded by the coding sequence ATGTCATCCCCCCTGTCCGCCACGTTCACGATGGGCCTGCCGTCATGGCTGGTCGACGAGCTCGACTCCCTCCCCCGCGTGGTCGAGGGAGGGGAGGCTCAGATGGCGCTCGTCAACCGGCTCGCGGACCGCAACTGGCGCGAGGGCAACGGCGGCCCGTTCGCCGCGATCGTGGTCGACCACGGCACGGGCGAGCTGATCTCGGTGGGAGTCAACGTGGTCCTCGCGACCGGAAAGTCGAGCGGTCACGCCGAGGTGATGGCCCTCGGCCTCGCGCAGGAGCGCCTCGGCACGTGGGACCTGGGCGCCGAGCGGGATCTCGCTCTCGTCGTCAACTGGCGCCCGTGCGTCCAGTGCTACGGGGCGACTATGTGGTCGGGTGTCCGCCACCTCGTCGTCGCCGGCGACGGTCCCGAGCTCGAGCAGCTCACGGGCTTCGACGAGGGGCCCATGGTCGCGGACTGGGCGGCACAGTTCGAGGCCAGGGGGATCGCGGTCACGCAGGACGTCGGCAGGGACGATGCGCTCGCGGTCTACCGCTCGTACGGCGCCTCGGCCTCGACGGTCTACAACGCGCGCGGCGCCGGTCGCATCGACAAGGACTGA
- a CDS encoding GGDEF domain-containing protein has protein sequence MVDPLTARIVLALVALVALVLFYLGTYRPTRARYALWWCLGLVGTGASTAAYSFNGTELQGILNPVGNVLAVGGTGFVWFATRAIRGQRPAWPVLGGLMAAVAIATILGNPAADEWAGAGVLIAAMLACLVLAAREVWLLLKERPHTGVPDSHDGSRVALLSLYAASVVFGAWYTARLIGYLALGPDDPRLEEWFGTFTTSVILAIILLIATFGMSELATYELTRELRFKASYDYLTGLLTRSEFLARAEQRRVRRSGSRILIVADLDHFKELNDALGHAAGDRALLAFGAVCRQAVEGIGIAGRIGGEEFAILLDTDQMDSARKVAARISETYGDGAPVRLGRATVSYGATSVAAGEDLETAMLRADDALYEAKRAGRDRFEVGEAAVE, from the coding sequence ATGGTCGATCCGTTGACCGCCCGCATCGTGCTGGCGCTCGTCGCTCTCGTGGCACTGGTGCTGTTCTACCTGGGCACGTATCGGCCGACGCGTGCACGCTACGCGCTGTGGTGGTGCCTGGGCCTCGTCGGCACAGGCGCGAGCACCGCCGCGTACTCGTTCAACGGCACCGAGCTCCAGGGCATCCTCAACCCGGTGGGCAACGTGCTCGCGGTCGGCGGCACCGGATTCGTCTGGTTCGCCACGCGTGCCATCCGCGGTCAGCGTCCGGCGTGGCCCGTGCTCGGCGGGCTGATGGCCGCCGTGGCGATCGCAACCATCCTCGGGAACCCGGCCGCGGACGAGTGGGCGGGCGCGGGCGTGCTCATCGCGGCGATGCTCGCGTGCCTCGTGCTCGCGGCGCGAGAGGTGTGGCTCCTGCTGAAGGAGCGTCCGCACACCGGGGTCCCGGATTCGCACGACGGCTCGAGGGTCGCGCTGCTGTCGCTGTACGCGGCTTCGGTCGTGTTCGGTGCCTGGTACACCGCCCGGTTGATCGGCTACCTCGCCCTGGGCCCGGACGATCCGCGACTCGAGGAGTGGTTCGGGACGTTCACCACCTCAGTGATCCTCGCGATCATCCTGCTGATCGCGACGTTCGGGATGAGCGAGCTCGCGACGTACGAGCTGACGCGCGAGCTGCGCTTCAAGGCGTCGTACGACTACCTCACGGGCCTCCTCACGCGCTCGGAGTTCCTCGCGCGCGCAGAGCAGCGTCGCGTGCGGAGGTCGGGCTCGAGGATCCTGATCGTCGCCGACCTCGACCACTTCAAGGAGCTCAACGACGCGCTCGGGCACGCCGCGGGGGACCGCGCGTTGCTCGCCTTCGGCGCCGTGTGCCGCCAGGCCGTGGAGGGCATCGGCATCGCGGGGCGGATCGGCGGCGAGGAGTTCGCGATCCTCCTGGACACCGACCAGATGGACTCCGCGCGCAAGGTCGCGGCTCGCATCTCGGAGACCTACGGGGACGGAGCGCCGGTGCGGCTCGGACGCGCGACCGTGAGCTACGGGGCCACATCGGTGGCTGCGGGTGAGGACCTCGAGACCGCGATGCTGCGCGCGGACGATGCGCTCTACGAGGCCAAGCGTGCGGGGAGGGACCGCTTCGAGGTCGGCGAGGCGGCGGTGGAGTAG
- a CDS encoding GGDEF domain-containing protein, translated as MLEMPVDIETLRLIELLLGVSVFALMYLGTYRISRAPYAGWWSGAMIAAGLGLFLHVVGDPGGSVVAAGGSALRVLGASCTWGAARSLHGKGTPWWYLIPAPLVIGGFTLAEQNDGIVYEDGFAQILGTGFFMTLTAWTLWRLLQGRALGRGVGSLHTARVAVTAVAVSSTLLAAFYAVRVLIHLADGTESTLYRIWLGPEAAVIGVIMWFAVIIYSVAELSNLENTLQWRERATRDELTGLLTRGAFTELAVERLVHEGGRGRRLMLIVADFDHFKRLNDTHGHAEGDRALRAFGAACRGLLREEDLAGRLGGEEFGLLLRAAHVDVAVSVCERVAAAVEREYGDEAITAPTMSFGVIVAEAGVPFDALLARADGALYRAKEEGRDRIVVDSLEA; from the coding sequence ATGCTGGAGATGCCGGTCGACATCGAGACGCTCAGGCTCATCGAGCTGCTGCTCGGGGTGAGCGTCTTCGCGCTGATGTACCTCGGGACGTATCGGATATCCCGCGCGCCCTACGCCGGCTGGTGGAGCGGCGCCATGATCGCGGCGGGGCTTGGGCTGTTCCTGCACGTCGTCGGCGATCCCGGTGGCTCTGTCGTGGCGGCGGGAGGCAGTGCACTGAGGGTGCTCGGCGCATCATGCACCTGGGGGGCCGCGCGTTCGCTCCACGGAAAGGGCACGCCGTGGTGGTACCTGATCCCTGCACCGCTCGTGATCGGCGGCTTCACGCTGGCCGAGCAGAACGACGGCATCGTCTACGAGGACGGCTTCGCGCAGATCCTTGGGACCGGGTTCTTCATGACGCTCACGGCGTGGACCCTATGGCGGCTGCTCCAGGGGCGTGCGCTCGGGCGCGGAGTGGGCTCGCTGCACACGGCGCGCGTCGCGGTCACCGCGGTCGCCGTCTCCTCAACCCTGCTCGCGGCGTTCTATGCGGTGCGCGTGCTCATCCACCTCGCGGATGGCACCGAATCGACGCTCTACCGCATCTGGCTCGGTCCGGAGGCGGCGGTCATCGGCGTAATCATGTGGTTCGCCGTGATCATCTACTCCGTCGCCGAGCTCAGCAACCTCGAGAACACGCTGCAGTGGCGCGAGCGGGCGACTCGCGATGAGCTGACCGGCCTGCTCACGCGCGGAGCCTTCACGGAGCTCGCCGTGGAGCGGCTGGTCCACGAAGGAGGGCGTGGTCGACGCCTCATGCTGATCGTCGCCGACTTCGACCACTTCAAGCGGCTCAACGACACCCACGGCCATGCCGAGGGCGACCGCGCGCTGCGTGCCTTCGGCGCGGCTTGTCGTGGCCTCCTGCGGGAGGAGGATCTCGCGGGCCGCCTCGGAGGCGAGGAGTTCGGCCTGCTGCTGCGCGCCGCCCACGTCGACGTCGCCGTGTCCGTGTGCGAGCGGGTCGCCGCGGCGGTCGAGCGCGAGTACGGCGATGAGGCGATCACGGCGCCCACGATGAGCTTCGGCGTGATCGTCGCGGAGGCCGGCGTGCCCTTCGATGCCCTGCTCGCGCGCGCCGACGGCGCGCTGTACCGGGCGAAGGAGGAGGGGAGGGACCGCATCGTGGTCGACTCCCTGGAGGCCTGA
- a CDS encoding IS3 family transposase (programmed frameshift), with amino-acid sequence MTRYTPEMRERALRMLAEALPDHPNLTSATRHVAGMLGMCPETLRLWQRQMEANAGGKVANVSEAAAEIKRLKRENAELRKANEILKAASVFFRQGARPPLTEMIRFIDEHKDRFGVEPICRVLKPAVQGFLTSRGYRAAKTRTPSARALRDDLLVPEIARLHAENYGVYGRRKMHALMRRQGWDIGRDQTERLMRLAGVRGVKKSKRVFTTKSDPKAVMPKDLVKRNFHAPGPRQLWVADITYVATWSGFAYVAFVTDVFSRRIVGWNVASTLKAEILPLQALDMAAWDAGGDLDGLIHHADHGSNYQSMVYTDRVVELGAKPSTGTVGDSYDNALAEAINNLYKTELIRQRGPWRTVEHVELATLEYVWWWNHQRLHGELGMRTPEEVEAEYYADLAAA; translated from the exons ATGACTCGATACACGCCGGAGATGCGTGAGCGTGCGCTGCGGATGCTGGCGGAGGCGCTGCCGGATCACCCGAACCTGACCTCGGCGACGAGGCACGTGGCCGGGATGCTGGGGATGTGCCCCGAGACCCTGCGGCTGTGGCAACGCCAGATGGAGGCCAACGCGGGCGGCAAGGTCGCGAACGTCAGCGAGGCCGCCGCGGAGATCAAGCGCCTGAAGCGCGAGAACGCCGAGCTTCGCAAGGCCAACGAGATCCTCAAGGCTGCGAGCGTGTTTT TTCGCCAAGGAGCTCGACCGCCCCTGACCGAGATGATCCGCTTCATCGACGAGCACAAGGATCGTTTCGGGGTCGAGCCCATCTGTCGCGTTCTCAAACCGGCGGTTCAGGGATTCCTCACTTCTCGCGGCTATCGCGCCGCGAAGACGCGCACGCCATCGGCACGCGCTCTGCGTGACGACCTGCTGGTGCCGGAGATCGCTCGCCTGCATGCGGAGAACTACGGCGTCTACGGGCGGCGGAAGATGCATGCGCTGATGCGCCGGCAGGGCTGGGACATCGGGCGAGATCAGACTGAGCGGCTCATGCGCCTGGCGGGCGTGCGAGGGGTGAAGAAGTCCAAGCGGGTCTTCACGACCAAGTCCGATCCGAAGGCGGTCATGCCGAAGGACCTGGTCAAGCGCAACTTCCACGCGCCAGGACCTCGGCAGCTGTGGGTGGCTGACATCACGTATGTCGCGACGTGGTCTGGCTTCGCTTACGTCGCTTTCGTGACCGACGTGTTCTCACGCAGGATCGTGGGCTGGAACGTCGCATCGACGCTCAAGGCTGAGATCCTGCCGCTGCAGGCGCTCGACATGGCCGCGTGGGATGCCGGTGGCGACCTCGACGGCCTGATCCATCACGCGGATCACGGGTCGAACTATCAGTCGATGGTTTACACCGACCGCGTCGTGGAGCTCGGTGCGAAACCGTCGACGGGAACCGTCGGCGACAGCTATGACAATGCTCTGGCCGAGGCGATCAACAACCTCTACAAGACCGAGCTGATCCGCCAGCGCGGTCCCTGGAGGACCGTCGAGCACGTCGAGCTCGCCACCCTCGAGTACGTCTGGTGGTGGAACCACCAGCGCCTCCACGGAGAACTCGGCATGCGCACCCCCGAAGAAGTCGAAGCCGAGTACTACGCTGACCTCGCAGCCGCCTAA
- the dinB gene encoding DNA polymerase IV encodes MRGEATVLHADLDAFYASVEQRDDSALRGMPVIVGGGVVVAASYEAKARGVRTAMGVQRARALCPEAIVVPPRMEAYSEASRAVFAIFHDTTPYVEGVSIDEAFLEVGGLRRLAGTPEQIAVRLRERVRAEVGLPISVGVARTKFLAKVASAVGKPDGLLVVEPDREEEFLHPLPVERLWGVGAVTAKKLHSNGIRTVGQLAALEATTAERWLGRAAGVHLHALARLRDPRPVEATTRHESIGSQRALGNRAYSPSELRAFLTQFIDELSKRLRDRGSSCSTVTLRLRFGDFTKATRSRTLATPTDRTDVLLAVAQGLLATADPIISERGITLIGVSLAHLTSEREVQPELPIDWNDGARIDGKLDVALDAVRDRFGSAAVTRAALIGRDAGISAPRLPEHE; translated from the coding sequence ATGCGGGGCGAAGCGACCGTGCTGCATGCCGACCTCGACGCGTTCTACGCCTCGGTCGAGCAGCGGGACGATTCCGCACTCCGGGGAATGCCTGTGATCGTGGGCGGCGGCGTTGTGGTGGCCGCGAGCTACGAAGCGAAAGCTCGGGGCGTTCGCACCGCGATGGGGGTGCAGAGGGCCCGTGCGCTCTGTCCCGAGGCCATCGTTGTCCCGCCCCGCATGGAGGCCTACTCCGAAGCGAGCCGTGCAGTGTTCGCGATCTTCCACGACACCACGCCGTACGTGGAGGGAGTCTCGATCGACGAGGCGTTCCTCGAGGTCGGAGGGCTGCGCCGCCTTGCCGGCACTCCTGAGCAGATCGCCGTGCGGCTCAGGGAACGCGTGCGTGCCGAGGTCGGGCTCCCGATCTCGGTGGGTGTGGCGAGAACCAAGTTCCTCGCAAAAGTAGCGAGTGCGGTCGGCAAGCCCGACGGGCTCCTCGTGGTGGAGCCGGACCGCGAGGAGGAGTTTCTTCATCCGCTCCCAGTCGAGCGGCTCTGGGGCGTCGGCGCGGTCACCGCGAAGAAACTGCATAGCAACGGCATCCGAACCGTCGGACAGTTGGCTGCGCTTGAGGCCACGACGGCCGAGCGATGGCTCGGCAGAGCGGCAGGCGTGCACCTCCATGCGCTTGCTCGACTTCGGGATCCGCGGCCTGTTGAGGCAACCACACGCCACGAATCCATCGGCTCGCAGCGAGCGCTCGGCAACCGCGCGTACTCGCCGAGTGAGCTGAGGGCCTTTCTCACCCAGTTCATCGACGAGCTCTCGAAGCGCTTGCGCGATCGCGGATCCTCGTGCAGCACCGTGACCCTGAGGCTCAGGTTCGGCGACTTCACCAAGGCGACTCGATCCCGCACTCTCGCCACACCCACCGATCGCACCGACGTGCTCCTCGCCGTCGCCCAGGGGCTTCTCGCCACCGCGGATCCGATCATCTCCGAACGGGGCATCACGCTCATCGGCGTCTCGCTCGCGCACCTGACCAGCGAACGCGAAGTGCAGCCCGAGCTCCCCATCGACTGGAACGATGGTGCGCGCATCGACGGCAAACTCGATGTCGCGCTCGACGCCGTGCGCGATCGATTCGGGTCCGCCGCCGTCACGCGCGCGGCGCTCATCGGTCGAGACGCCGGAATATCGGCGCCGCGGCTGCCCGAGCACGAGTAG
- a CDS encoding class I SAM-dependent methyltransferase: MILDDLRRWPDVEAPGLVAVDAADRLILDESAELRVSAQPGDIVVINDAYGALTLGAADAGASGIRTHIDALTGERALEANASRVGLAGTFRSAPLDADLVTGARTVLLRLPRSLDGLRDIAGLIAAHADPSVVVVAGGRLKHMSVSMNDVIRESFEQLDISHARQKSRVLIARAPRDGRDPAPAAARIAGLEVRAFGGAFAGARLDIGTRLLLESLPEVPAGGTASDPLIDLACGTGIVGAWMATRYPGAHVHASDQSSVAVASARATMRANRVEDRVAVVRDDMLSTRPSASASFVALNPPFHSAAAVTDLIAPRMFADVARVLRPGGQLWCVWNSGLKYRPLLERAIGPTQQVARNSKFTVTVSTRR, from the coding sequence GTGATTCTCGACGACCTGCGACGCTGGCCTGACGTCGAGGCCCCTGGCCTCGTCGCCGTCGACGCGGCCGATCGATTGATCCTGGACGAGTCCGCGGAGCTGCGCGTGTCCGCACAGCCCGGCGACATCGTGGTGATCAACGACGCCTACGGGGCGCTCACCCTTGGGGCTGCAGATGCCGGTGCGAGCGGGATCCGGACGCATATCGACGCGCTCACCGGCGAGCGGGCGCTGGAGGCCAACGCCTCTCGCGTGGGGCTCGCCGGCACCTTTCGCTCAGCGCCCCTCGACGCGGATCTGGTGACCGGAGCGCGAACAGTCCTGCTCCGCCTTCCGCGCTCCCTTGACGGTCTGCGCGACATCGCCGGCCTGATCGCCGCGCACGCCGACCCCAGCGTGGTCGTCGTCGCGGGCGGGCGTCTCAAGCACATGTCGGTGTCGATGAACGACGTGATTCGCGAGAGCTTCGAGCAGCTGGACATCAGCCATGCGCGTCAGAAGTCGCGGGTCCTCATCGCTCGTGCACCCAGGGACGGCCGTGACCCCGCTCCGGCCGCCGCGCGGATCGCGGGGCTTGAGGTGCGAGCGTTCGGCGGTGCCTTCGCGGGCGCGCGGCTCGATATCGGCACCCGCCTCCTGCTCGAGAGCCTTCCCGAGGTACCCGCCGGCGGCACTGCAAGCGATCCACTCATCGATCTGGCCTGCGGCACGGGGATCGTCGGTGCGTGGATGGCGACCCGCTATCCAGGCGCGCATGTGCACGCGAGCGATCAGTCGTCCGTCGCCGTCGCTTCTGCGCGGGCGACGATGCGCGCCAACCGCGTCGAGGACAGGGTCGCGGTAGTGCGAGACGACATGCTGTCCACGAGGCCCTCCGCCAGCGCCTCGTTCGTCGCGTTGAACCCACCGTTCCACTCGGCCGCGGCAGTGACCGACCTCATCGCGCCCCGCATGTTCGCGGATGTGGCCAGGGTTCTGCGTCCCGGAGGTCAGCTGTGGTGCGTGTGGAACTCCGGGCTCAAGTATCGGCCGCTGCTCGAGCGTGCGATCGGGCCGACCCAGCAAGTCGCGCGCAACTCCAAGTTCACGGTCACCGTCTCGACGCGTCGTTGA
- a CDS encoding P1 family peptidase produces the protein MNSTLTCLPGVRVGHATHLDALTGCTAVLFDRPTTVAFSGFGGGVGGFNTSGLRSGKTDYGLDALFVSGGSSTGLMAGAAIMEAMREDAIGFRSGPGGSVVNPSIAGAAIYDLGMSLTPFAPEYGREAYLAATTAPVGSGNVGAGTGASVGKFLWLDGGASLGAMKGGVGSARVDLGGGIVVAAMSVVNAIGNVVLPDGAILAGNRAESGGFAEYEDTADIVTRQLTNTTITVVGTNVDLGGKEHYERLSVLASHGQIRAINPVHTSGDGDAVFVFSTAELRDPLNANAQFFKEGPTDIHLQVDLLGHAAARAVQQSIYDACRAAETVLFADAFGGAIPAVDR, from the coding sequence ATGAACTCCACACTCACGTGCCTGCCTGGTGTGCGCGTCGGACACGCCACCCACCTCGATGCACTCACAGGGTGCACCGCTGTCCTGTTCGACAGGCCGACCACAGTCGCCTTCAGCGGCTTCGGCGGCGGCGTGGGCGGGTTCAACACCTCGGGACTCCGGTCCGGAAAGACGGACTACGGGCTCGACGCTCTCTTCGTGTCCGGCGGCAGCAGCACGGGGCTCATGGCGGGCGCCGCGATCATGGAGGCGATGCGCGAGGACGCCATCGGCTTCCGATCCGGCCCGGGCGGCTCAGTCGTGAACCCGTCGATCGCGGGTGCCGCCATCTACGACCTCGGGATGAGCCTCACTCCGTTTGCGCCCGAGTACGGTCGTGAGGCGTACCTCGCCGCCACCACCGCGCCCGTCGGATCAGGCAACGTGGGCGCGGGCACCGGCGCGTCGGTTGGCAAGTTCCTGTGGCTGGATGGCGGCGCAAGCCTCGGTGCGATGAAGGGCGGCGTCGGCTCGGCGCGCGTCGATCTTGGCGGGGGCATCGTCGTCGCGGCGATGTCCGTCGTCAACGCGATCGGCAACGTCGTCCTCCCCGACGGGGCGATTCTCGCCGGCAACCGTGCCGAGTCGGGAGGCTTCGCCGAGTACGAGGACACGGCCGACATCGTCACCCGTCAGCTCACCAACACGACCATCACCGTCGTGGGCACGAACGTCGATCTCGGGGGCAAGGAGCACTACGAGAGGCTGTCGGTCCTCGCCTCCCACGGGCAGATCCGCGCGATCAACCCCGTCCACACCTCCGGTGACGGGGACGCGGTGTTCGTGTTCAGCACCGCCGAGCTGCGCGATCCCCTCAACGCCAACGCGCAGTTCTTCAAGGAGGGCCCCACCGACATCCATCTCCAGGTGGACCTGCTCGGCCACGCCGCTGCGCGCGCCGTCCAGCAGAGCATCTACGACGCGTGCCGCGCTGCCGAGACGGTGCTTTTCGCCGATGCCTTCGGCGGTGCGATACCGGCGGTCGACCGGTAG
- a CDS encoding aminotransferase class I/II-fold pyridoxal phosphate-dependent enzyme encodes MELARRARSAQTEISAVTDFLALVDAQAGTPGAIDLTFGNPHEMPLDGLVSALRHQVEPRSEAWFAYKMNEAPARETIAQGLAQELDAGFEPDDVAMTQGAFGAISLALHLLADPGDEVIVPVPGWFCYSPMLRSAALAPVPVALSADTCDLDIEALAAAITPRTRIIVVNSPANPTGRVYGRDQLEALADLAEEASARIGRRIWILSDEPYRRIRYAGVPFTSPATVYPWTLIDYSYGKILLAPGQRLGYLALSPLMPPQTRAELCDAFAPLQLSIGWGFPDALMQYAVPELETIGIDLAALERKKDLVHGELSAAGFHLAPAEGTFYLWGEAPGGDGNAFSARVAERQVLVMPGRLFERPGHFRISLTATMESLERALPALLAAA; translated from the coding sequence ATGGAACTCGCCCGACGCGCAAGATCAGCCCAGACGGAGATCTCGGCTGTGACCGACTTCCTCGCGCTCGTGGACGCCCAAGCGGGTACCCCCGGTGCGATCGACCTCACCTTCGGCAATCCGCACGAGATGCCCCTCGACGGGCTCGTGTCCGCGCTGCGCCATCAGGTCGAGCCACGGTCCGAGGCATGGTTCGCCTACAAGATGAATGAGGCGCCCGCGCGGGAGACGATCGCGCAGGGGCTCGCCCAAGAGCTGGACGCAGGCTTCGAGCCGGACGACGTCGCCATGACCCAAGGGGCGTTCGGAGCGATCTCGCTCGCGCTGCACCTCCTCGCCGACCCCGGCGACGAGGTCATCGTCCCCGTGCCTGGCTGGTTCTGCTACTCCCCCATGCTCAGGTCCGCGGCCCTCGCCCCGGTGCCCGTGGCACTCTCGGCCGACACCTGCGATCTTGACATCGAGGCGCTCGCGGCCGCCATCACACCCCGGACGCGCATCATCGTGGTGAACTCACCGGCCAATCCCACGGGACGCGTGTACGGGAGGGACCAGCTCGAGGCGCTCGCGGACCTGGCCGAGGAGGCGTCGGCGCGCATCGGCCGACGCATCTGGATCTTGAGCGACGAGCCGTACCGGCGCATCCGTTACGCGGGCGTGCCGTTCACGAGCCCCGCCACCGTGTATCCATGGACGCTTATCGACTACAGCTACGGCAAGATCCTTCTCGCACCCGGTCAACGGCTCGGCTACCTCGCGCTCTCACCGCTGATGCCACCGCAGACCAGGGCGGAGCTGTGCGACGCCTTCGCTCCGCTGCAACTCTCGATCGGCTGGGGTTTCCCCGACGCGTTGATGCAGTACGCGGTGCCCGAGCTCGAGACGATAGGCATCGACCTGGCCGCGCTCGAGCGGAAGAAAGACCTCGTCCACGGGGAACTCTCCGCCGCGGGATTCCATCTCGCACCCGCCGAAGGCACGTTCTACCTGTGGGGAGAGGCTCCGGGCGGCGACGGTAATGCCTTCTCGGCGCGCGTGGCAGAGAGACAAGTGCTCGTGATGCCGGGGCGGCTCTTCGAACGGCCCGGCCACTTCCGCATCAGCCTGACCGCCACCATGGAGTCGCTCGAACGGGCACTGCCCGCGCTACTCGCCGCTGCGTGA
- a CDS encoding alpha/beta-hydrolase family protein, translating to MVRVVKVGATLDVAGAVFGLINVALSLTPSLLPRPAWGQGLVSGLSFAVGYGIGVLIWKGVARLSRGRLPQAAEAKVWIVAVIGIVGAAVLMPFAVGWQNSVREAVGMPDTDGFHWMWAAVGFAIGSWLAFAIGRGVAGGYRRLWRLIEPRMPGRESRPRLFRVGTGAATIAAMLVVFSIGFSLVSGLLTLASVYKNRQYDPEYPQPTSALRSGSEESLVPWDQVGYAGAKVVSGGPTADEISLVTGVDAVEPIRVYVGVDVPGTYEEQAQIAVQELERTGAADREVLLIAGTTGSGWIDPAAIDGFEYLHAGDTALVALQYGATGSPVSAIFTPDKSQEGTTALVEAVTEWWSALPEGDRPQLVVYGLSLGSFGIQAAYDDLDDILESTEGAVLAGTPSFTPIWSATQASRDEGSSVTLPVLDDGIHVRWADSWGGLAELPGEWDDTRVAYLQHGTDPIVWIGPSVIWSSPEWLEGDQRSESVSEDMVWIPAVTAFQGVIDLILSTAVPEDAGHKYGNIAVDALHEVTGDAGLDDDAVERVRALIELYDTFSPVAN from the coding sequence ATGGTTCGGGTGGTCAAGGTGGGTGCGACGCTCGACGTCGCCGGCGCGGTGTTCGGCCTGATTAACGTGGCGTTGTCGCTGACGCCGTCGCTGCTGCCGCGGCCCGCCTGGGGTCAGGGCCTCGTCTCGGGGCTCAGCTTCGCGGTCGGCTACGGCATCGGGGTGCTGATCTGGAAGGGCGTCGCCCGGCTGTCTCGGGGCAGGCTGCCGCAGGCCGCAGAGGCCAAGGTGTGGATCGTCGCAGTGATCGGCATCGTGGGCGCCGCCGTGCTCATGCCCTTCGCCGTCGGATGGCAGAACTCGGTGCGCGAGGCGGTCGGCATGCCCGACACCGATGGCTTCCACTGGATGTGGGCCGCTGTCGGCTTCGCGATCGGGTCCTGGCTCGCCTTCGCGATCGGGCGCGGCGTCGCGGGCGGGTACCGCCGCCTGTGGAGGCTGATCGAGCCTCGCATGCCCGGCCGCGAATCGCGTCCTCGGCTCTTCCGGGTCGGCACGGGCGCGGCGACGATCGCCGCGATGCTCGTGGTGTTCTCGATCGGCTTCTCGCTCGTCTCGGGGCTGCTCACCCTCGCCTCCGTGTACAAGAACCGCCAGTACGACCCCGAGTACCCGCAGCCGACCAGCGCGCTGCGCTCGGGAAGCGAGGAGAGCCTCGTGCCCTGGGACCAGGTCGGATACGCGGGGGCGAAGGTCGTGTCCGGAGGACCGACGGCCGACGAGATCTCGCTCGTCACCGGTGTCGACGCGGTGGAGCCGATCCGCGTCTACGTCGGCGTCGACGTGCCCGGCACGTACGAGGAGCAGGCGCAGATCGCCGTCCAGGAGCTCGAGCGCACGGGCGCGGCGGACCGAGAGGTCCTGCTGATCGCCGGCACCACGGGTTCGGGCTGGATCGATCCCGCCGCGATCGACGGCTTCGAGTATCTTCACGCGGGCGACACCGCCCTGGTCGCGCTGCAGTACGGCGCGACCGGCAGCCCCGTGTCCGCGATCTTCACGCCGGACAAGTCTCAGGAGGGAACCACCGCGCTGGTCGAGGCCGTGACCGAGTGGTGGAGCGCCCTGCCCGAGGGAGACCGCCCACAGCTCGTGGTCTACGGACTGAGCCTCGGCAGCTTCGGCATCCAGGCCGCGTACGACGATCTTGACGACATCCTCGAGTCGACCGAGGGTGCGGTGCTCGCGGGCACCCCGTCGTTCACCCCGATCTGGAGCGCGACCCAGGCCTCTCGCGATGAGGGGAGCTCAGTCACCCTGCCCGTCCTGGATGACGGGATCCACGTGCGCTGGGCGGATTCGTGGGGCGGGCTCGCTGAGCTGCCGGGCGAGTGGGACGACACCCGCGTCGCCTACCTCCAGCACGGCACCGACCCGATCGTCTGGATCGGCCCGAGCGTCATCTGGTCGAGCCCCGAGTGGCTCGAGGGCGATCAGCGCTCCGAGAGCGTGAGCGAGGACATGGTGTGGATCCCCGCCGTCACCGCGTTCCAGGGCGTGATCGACCTGATCCTGTCCACTGCGGTGCCTGAGGACGCGGGCCACAAGTACGGCAACATCGCGGTGGACGCGCTGCATGAGGTCACGGGTGATGCAGGCCTCGACGATGATGCGGTCGAGCGCGTGCGCGCGCTGATCGAGCTCTACGACACCTTCTCGCCGGTCGCCAACTGA